Below is a window of Vanessa tameamea isolate UH-Manoa-2023 chromosome 11, ilVanTame1 primary haplotype, whole genome shotgun sequence DNA.
agaatatttttataagacctacgtatattaatattatagcatATCTTTTATAGTTGAATTAGCATCACCTATATTTGCTAAAATTATTAGCTTTTAACGACTTTAGTACAGAGGATCAAATCTATAGTTATTAAAACCGTGCTGAAAAATTATCACAATAATCGTGCATATATATTCCACTGGTCGTTTAAAAGATCTACGtataaaattttcgttttaatttgattaatatgcCTTAAGTTTATGAAATAGCAAATgcgaaatttaattatgataatgacCAAACAAATCCGTTCGCGTGTACCATTTaacctaatttataatatagtaagttGAGCTAGCTCATTTTCCCCCACTTCCTGTTGCATTTCCGTCACATTCGGAAAATTAGCCAAATGCCGAATATCGTCCGCTAAATCCTGTATAGATTATTCATACAGTTATCGGTTTAAATGCTACTCAATATGCTTACCATTCTCTGTGACTATAACATCTGTGTGGGAGCTTCCGAATTTGTGAATATGGTCTATCGCCTCGTTCATGTCCTGAACTATTTCAATACAACACTCCAAAGAACCGTATTCGTGTTTCATGGTTCTCGCCGCTGGTGGTCCGAACGTTAGCTGACTTGCCAGCCTTGGACCTGCATGTATTTTCACGCCCTCATTCTtcaacatattacatatttcgGTAAATAATGGACCAGACATGTGATCCTCGTGGAGCAATAAAGTTTCCATAGCATTACAAGCTGCTGGATAATCGCATTTTGCGTCACGGACAACCTTCAAAGCCTTGACGGGATCAGCGTCTTTGTCCAAATAGACATGACAGATACCCTCAGCATGACCCAGCACTGGTATATGTTGGGATTGTTTCTGAATACTTCTTACAAGATCTGATGAGCCTCGAGGAATTATCAAATCTATGTGCTTTTCCATTGACAATAGATCACTTATCTCCTCCCTAGTCGATACTAACTCTATAGCGTCCTGTGCTCCAACTGTTTGTAAAGATTCTTTGACAAGATCCATCAGTGCTTTATTGGAATGGGCCGCTTCCTTGCCACCTTTTAATAACAAGCCGTTAGCTGATGCGATGGCTAAAGCTGCTACTTGGGGCAACGAATCTGGCCTTGATTCGAATATCACAAGCAAAACTCCTATAGGCACTGTTACTTGTCGGAGCATTAAATTGTCAGCTAATCTTGTCTTCCTTAATAATTTCCCTACATTCTCATAGCTAGAGTCAGCTATTTGCTTTAGGCCTATAGATAAAGTTTTGAGCTTTCCTTCACTCAGCGACAACCtgtttaataaaggtttttcgAGGCCACTTTTTGTAGCTTCTTCTAAATCCTTCGCATTTGCTTCTAAAATTTTCTCTTTCTTTTCCAGTAAGAGATCTGCCAAGGTATGAATGGCTGATGCCCTTTCGGCTGGAGTTAGCTTTTGTAGAACTCGACTACCAGATCGAGCTGTAAGGACatacaatatatctttaaatattctaaataaattgcATCATCATATTGAGACTTAATgtggtaataataatttagaaataagcaCAACccattttagtttaatttattaattatataatttattttacttaccaCTTTCAGCCATAACATCAACTGAAGTTGCTGAAGTAGTTGCGGAATCGGTGAAAAACGTTCCTACTTTACGTCCGCTGATAATAGTTTTGATAGCATTGTCTTGCATGCCGTTGCATATCACTACACTTACTCCCCGAGCCATCGCCCATGTGGCTGCTTGCACTTTTGAATCCATACCTCCTGTACCAacctaataataacatttttttttatttttatttagtaacaaattatttaaattttccacagtttaaacttaaaataatatctaaattaaaattctttatttgaaatataatatagt
It encodes the following:
- the LOC113400875 gene encoding delta-1-pyrroline-5-carboxylate synthase isoform X2, producing MLRSNLFLKSILGRRFYSVAGGDFLPSGKINFGEDGVNVDKRTLVSAERKKQTFSDRSQLKYARRLVVKLGSAVITREDGNGLALGRLSSIIEQVAECHHEGRECIMVTSGAVAFGRQKLTQELLMSLSMRETLSPSDHTREDAGSILDPRAAAAVGQSELMSMYDAMFSQYNVKIAQVLVTKPDFYNEETRKNLFCTLSELISLNIVPIVNTNDAVSPPMYIHDDTVVPGTGKKGIGIKDNDSLSALLAAEIQSDLLIMMSDVDGIYNKPPWEDGARMIHTYTSKERDQVQFGQKSKVGTGGMDSKVQAATWAMARGVSVVICNGMQDNAIKTIISGRKVGTFFTDSATTSATSVDVMAESARSGSRVLQKLTPAERASAIHTLADLLLEKKEKILEANAKDLEEATKSGLEKPLLNRLSLSEGKLKTLSIGLKQIADSSYENVGKLLRKTRLADNLMLRQVTVPIGVLLVIFESRPDSLPQVAALAIASANGLLLKGGKEAAHSNKALMDLVKESLQTVGAQDAIELVSTREEISDLLSMEKHIDLIIPRGSSDLVRSIQKQSQHIPVLGHAEGICHVYLDKDADPVKALKVVRDAKCDYPAACNAMETLLLHEDHMSGPLFTEICNMLKNEGVKIHAGPRLASQLTFGPPAARTMKHEYGSLECCIEIVQDMNEAIDHIHKFGSSHTDVIVTENENTAKQFLSSVDSACVFHNVSSRFADGFRFGLGAEVGISTARIHARGPVGVEGLLTTKWILEGTDHTAAEFNEGKRIWLHEKLPVN
- the LOC113400875 gene encoding delta-1-pyrroline-5-carboxylate synthase isoform X1; the encoded protein is MCNLLNICAKVSFKNVTLRNSAVISTARNFSVKSRHYGVNVDKRTLVSAERKKQTFSDRSQLKYARRLVVKLGSAVITREDGNGLALGRLSSIIEQVAECHHEGRECIMVTSGAVAFGRQKLTQELLMSLSMRETLSPSDHTREDAGSILDPRAAAAVGQSELMSMYDAMFSQYNVKIAQVLVTKPDFYNEETRKNLFCTLSELISLNIVPIVNTNDAVSPPMYIHDDTVVPGTGKKGIGIKDNDSLSALLAAEIQSDLLIMMSDVDGIYNKPPWEDGARMIHTYTSKERDQVQFGQKSKVGTGGMDSKVQAATWAMARGVSVVICNGMQDNAIKTIISGRKVGTFFTDSATTSATSVDVMAESARSGSRVLQKLTPAERASAIHTLADLLLEKKEKILEANAKDLEEATKSGLEKPLLNRLSLSEGKLKTLSIGLKQIADSSYENVGKLLRKTRLADNLMLRQVTVPIGVLLVIFESRPDSLPQVAALAIASANGLLLKGGKEAAHSNKALMDLVKESLQTVGAQDAIELVSTREEISDLLSMEKHIDLIIPRGSSDLVRSIQKQSQHIPVLGHAEGICHVYLDKDADPVKALKVVRDAKCDYPAACNAMETLLLHEDHMSGPLFTEICNMLKNEGVKIHAGPRLASQLTFGPPAARTMKHEYGSLECCIEIVQDMNEAIDHIHKFGSSHTDVIVTENENTAKQFLSSVDSACVFHNVSSRFADGFRFGLGAEVGISTARIHARGPVGVEGLLTTKWILEGTDHTAAEFNEGKRIWLHEKLPVN